A stretch of the Sulfolobus acidocaldarius SUSAZ genome encodes the following:
- a CDS encoding nitrate ABC transporter ATPase: MLEGINLGYAYVDANFVFKNVNLETHENELVSIVGPSGIGKSTLLRILGGFTIPTEGEVRLEGNKISRPTPKISLIHQSIVTFPWMTALDNVKLGLKYRKLPKEEENKIAKRMLELVGLSGFENFYPKQLSGGMRQRVAIARALVADPLVLLMDEPFSHLDELTAEGLRQEIYQLLFSEEVPLKSVVLVSHNLNEVVELADRVYILNGFPATVIGEVKIELERPRDPKDTKFTEYVDVLYKLLSPKAKKISDSKGELI; encoded by the coding sequence ATCCTAGAGGGCATTAATCTAGGTTATGCTTATGTAGACGCAAATTTCGTATTTAAGAATGTGAATCTTGAGACTCATGAGAATGAACTAGTTAGTATTGTAGGACCTTCAGGGATAGGGAAATCTACCCTTCTGAGAATATTAGGCGGATTTACAATTCCAACAGAAGGAGAGGTAAGGTTAGAGGGTAACAAGATCTCTAGACCAACACCAAAGATATCATTGATTCATCAATCCATAGTTACTTTTCCTTGGATGACAGCTCTCGATAACGTCAAGTTAGGGTTAAAATATAGGAAGTTACCCAAAGAGGAGGAAAATAAGATAGCTAAAAGAATGTTAGAGTTAGTTGGTCTATCAGGGTTCGAAAACTTTTATCCTAAGCAATTAAGCGGAGGAATGAGGCAGAGAGTAGCTATTGCTAGAGCACTAGTAGCCGATCCTCTTGTCCTTCTTATGGATGAGCCTTTCTCTCACTTAGACGAGTTAACCGCAGAAGGACTGAGACAAGAGATATATCAATTATTATTCAGTGAGGAGGTTCCTTTAAAATCCGTAGTTTTAGTTTCACATAATTTGAATGAGGTAGTTGAACTTGCAGATAGGGTGTATATACTCAACGGTTTTCCCGCTACAGTAATAGGTGAGGTAAAAATCGAATTAGAAAGACCAAGAGATCCCAAAGACACGAAGTTTACCGAGTACGTTGATGTACTTTACAAACTTCTTAGTCCCAAAGCAAAGAAAATTAGTGACTCCAAGGGTGAACTAATATGA